The genomic region GTCTCCGAAGGCAGTGGTGAGAACATCTTCTTCATCAAGGGGAAAAAGATGTATGCCATTGCCCACAGCGTGACCCTGACCGGCATCACCAGAGACAGCATCTTCCACATTGCCCGTGACATGGGTCTGCAAGTTCAAGAGGTGATGGCCACCCGCGATGAGCTTTACACCGCCGATGAGGTGTTCATGACCGGAACCGCCGCCGAGGTGTCTCCCATCTCCAGCATCGACTTCCGTGAAATTGGCACCGGCAAAGCTGGGGAAATCACCAGAGAAATCCGTGGGCGTTACATGGACATCGTCACCGGGAAAAACCCTGATTACGACCACTGGCTGACTTACGTCGAGTGACCTCCTGCCCATTTGAAAGACAGGCAAGGCCTTATGAAAGGGACCTATGGTGATTTTTGGAAACCGCACCCCTGTGGGTGCGGCTTTTCTTGCCAATGTGTTGGTTTTCAATCGTGCCTGTCTATGCCGACCATCACTGTCAGACATGTAAAATTTCTGTACAATATGAATGAACATGACCAGCGCGAAACAGCACCCCCACACCTGTCCCAATTGCAACAAAAAATACCAGGTGGCCCTGTATGAAGTCCTGAACATCGGCACCCATCCAGAGCTGCACGACGAACTGTTCTCCGGCAAAATCAACACCACCACCTGCCCTGCCTGCGGAGAAGTGGGTTTTGTGGAAGAACCCCTGACCTATTACGATCCCAAACTGGAATACTGCGTGCACTTTGTGCCTGCTGCCAGTCTGGAAGACCCCTCTCTGGAGGCTTTCGAGCAATTTGATGAAAACGGTCGGGTGGAACTCTCGGGCAAACGCCTGCCTCCGTATGTTTCCAGCAACCATGTGGTTTTTGACATCAATGAACTGCTGACTTACATTTACTTCCGCCGCAAATTGGCCGAATTCTATCCGATTCTGCGCAAACGCCGCAAAGTCATGTGATGCTGGCTGGGGTGCATGGTTCAAAAAGCACACAACTGGACCCGGAGCACTCCGGGTTTTTTGATGCTTCAGTGGGAATTCACGGTTTTTCAATTTCGCTGGATGCGCTAGCGCATCTTCCACATTTGTGCTAATGTGCCGACTAAGTTGAAGTTGGAATCCCTATGAAATTCAGCAAGCAGGGACATCCAGCAAGCAGGCACGACGGTGAACACCTTGCAGATGATCGAACACATGAACACTCGGGGTGACAGGGGTTTGGGGAATGGCTAAGACACTGGTGATTGTGGAATCGCCCGCCAAGGCGAAAACCATTGAGAAATATCTGGGGAAGGACTACCAGGTGGAGTCCTCCATCGGGCACATTCGTGACTTGCCCAATTCGGCCTCCGAAGTGCCCGAGCAATACAAACAAAAGCCCTGGGCAAGCCTGGGCATCGATGTGGAACATGATTTCAGACCCCTTTATGTGGTTCCCTCCAAAAAGAAACCACACGTTGCCAAATTGAAGGCTCTGGTCAAAGAAGCCCGAGAAGTGGTCCTCGCAACCGACGATGACCGCGAAGGGGAAAGCATTGCATGGCACCTGTATCAGGAACTGAAACCCAAAGTTCCGGTCAAGCGCATGGTGTTCCACGAGATCACCCCTGAAGCCATCCGCAGTGCCATTCAGAACCCCCGCCAGATCGATGAAAACCTCGTGCATGCACAGGAAGCCCGGCGCGTGCTGGACCGCCTGTACGGCTACGAAGTCTCTCCGGTGCTCTGGCGCAAAGTGGCCCCCAAACTCAGTGCTGGCCGGGTGCAGAGTGTGGCCACCCGTTTGCTCGTGGAGCGGGAACGGGAACGCATGCGCTTCAAAAGCGCAGAGTTCTGGAGCCTTGAGGGGCTTTTCAACACCCTCAAAGAAGAACGTTTCACCGCCAACCTGATTGAACTGGGCGGGGTGCGTCTGGCCTCGGGCAAAGATTTTGATCCCCTGACCGGGCGACTCAAACCCGATGCCAAAGTGGTTCTGCTCCAAAAGGCAGATGCTGAAACCTTGCTGGCGCGCCTGAAAGAAGCCCCTTTCTCGGTGATCTCCACCGAGGAGCGCCCTTTCACCCAGAAACCTTATGCGCCCTTCATCACCTCCAGTTTGCAGCAAGAAGGGTCACGCAAACTCGGGTTTTCGGCGCAACGCACCATGCGGATTGCCCAGAAACTCTACGAGCAGGGTTACATCACTTACATGCGCACCGACTCCACCACCCTCTCCAAAGAGGCCATGGAAGCGGCCCGCAAACAGGTGCGCCAGATGTACGGCGAGGAGTATTTGCACCCCTCTCCCCGCACCTACGACAAAAAAGCCAAAAACGCCCAGGAGGCCCACGAGGCCATCCGTCCAGCAGGCTCCAAATTCCGCACCCCTCAAGAGGTCCGGGGCGAACTTTCCGACGAAGAGTTCAAACTGTATGACCTGATCTGGAAACGCACCGTCGCCAGCCAGATGGCCGATGCCAGAGGCCGCAGAATGCAGGTCCGTTTGCAAGGTCTGGACGCGGTTTTCAGCGCCAGTGGCAAAACCATCGATTTTCCCGGATTCCTGCGGGCTTATGTGGAAGGCTCCGATGACCCAGAGGCCGCTCTGGAAGACCGTGAACTGATCCTGCCCTCGATGCAAAAAGGGGACGATGTGCGGGCCAGAGACCTCCGCACCCGCGAGCACCACACCCAGCCCCCTGCCCGTTACACCGAGGCTTCTCTGGTGCAGGCTCTGGAAGCCGCTGGAATTGGCCGTCCTTCCACCTATGCCAGCATCATCTCCACCATTCAGGACCGTGGATATGTGTTCAAGCGTGGAACGGCCTTGATCCCCACTTGGACGGCTTTTGCCACGCAGGCTTTGCTGGAAAACCATTTCTCCAAACTCGTGGATTACAACTTCACGGCCCGGATGGAAGAAGACCTCGACGAAATTGCAGGAGGCCGCATGGAGCATGTGCCTTACCTGCAGGCTTTCTACTTCGGCGATGAGGGCCTCAAATCCCAGATCAAAACACAACTCGACCAGATCGATCCCAGAGCCATCAGCCTGATTCCAGTGCCCGCTCTGAAGGGTGCTGAAATCGAAGTGCGTCTGGGCAAATTCGGGGCGTACATGAAGAAAGGGGAGGTCAGTGCCACCCTTCCCAACGACATTGCCCCCGACGAACTGACCCTTGAGCAGGCCGAAGAACTCCTCTCCAAAGGCGGAGACGATGGCATCCTCGGGCAGGACCCTGAGACCGGTCAGGACGTGGTGGCCAAAGCTGGACGTTACGGCCCTTACATCCAGATGGGCGAAAAAACCGCCAGCCTTTTCCCCACCGATTCCCTGAGTGCCATGACCCTTGAACGGGCACTGCAACTGTTGACCATTCCCCGTCTGGTCGGTGAACTGGACAACGAAGAAGTCTGGGCCATGAATGGGCGCTACGGTCCTTACCTGAAAAAGGGCAAAGACAACCGCACACTGGCCAGCCACGACATGCTGTTCACGGTCACTGTGGAAGAAGCCAAAGCCCTGTTTGCTGCCCCCAGAGGTCGCATGGGACAGGCTGCAGCTCCCCTCAAAGTCTTTGAGTATGCAGACCGCACCCCCATTCTGGTGAAGGTGGGCCGTTTCGGACCTTACCTGACCGATGGAGACAACAACGCCTATTTGCGCACCGGTGAAGACGCCCACGCCCTCACCTCAGAAAAAGCCCGTGAACTCATGGCCGAGCGGGGCAAACCGCCCAAAGCCAGAGCAGGCAAAGTCAAAAAAGCCGCCTCGGGCAAAAGCAGCAAAACCGTCAGCAAGGCCAGCAGCAAAACCAAGGCAACCAGCAAAACGGCCAGCAAAACCCCTGCCAAAACGGCCAGCAAACCTGCAGAAAGCAAGGAAAAAGCCGACTGGAAAGACCTCAAATCCCATCTGGATGTCCTGAACGACACCGAACGCAAGCTGATCGTGGCCCTGCGCGAGGACAACCGCAAAGCCGAAGATGTGGCGCCAGAGCTGGGGCTCGAAGTCAAAAAAGCCAAAGGCATGTACCTGCAGATTTCCAAAAAACTGCAAGAGGCGTGGCGCAAAACCGTCACGGCCTGAGTGCCCTGATTGTCCCTGATTGTAAACTGGAGCATGGATCAAGGCAGGATCACAGGCCAGAAGTGGCCCAGGTCTGCCAAAGGTCCATGCTTCCTTTCTGAAATTTTGCAAAGACAACCATGAAAATCCAGCTCAAGCAACTTGCCCAGACCCTGCCCAACACCCCCATCCACCTGCCGCACACCGGAGGAGACACCCTCACCTGCTGGTTGCTGGAACCCCGACCCGATGAAGCTCTGGACACCTTTTACCTGTGTCTGGAAGGTGAACTGCTGGTGGATTTGCCACATGGAGACTTCGTGCACCTGAAAAAACAGGAAGCTGCCCGCATCGAAGCAGGAAAAACCAGAGTGCTGACCCCGGTGGGGAAGACCCTGGTGCTGATGTTGCGCCTTTAAAAGCTCAGAGGACGGTCCAACTGCCGCCTTGATACTTCAGTTTTCCCTGTTCCAGTAAGGTTTGCAGGTGCTGCACTGCCCGACCCGGCAACCCACCAGAGTGGTGCAGGATGTCCTGAATGAAGGGCTCTGGGGCCTCCCAGTGGAAGATGTCTTTGATCCACTGTTGCAAAGCACTCTGGCTGAGGGGAGGCAGGCTGGTGTTCTGCACCAGAGGCACCTGTACCTCCTGTTCTGTCCCTGAAACAGCCACCACACCCAGAGGTCGGGTGGTGTCGTGTGCTTGAAACACCTGCTGGATCAGGGAGGCGGGAAGGGGATCCTGTCCGTCATACAGCACCAGCAGGCCCGCTTTTCCGGATTGCTCCACCTCATCCAGCAGGGTTTGCAGGATTTGCGCTTCTGCAAAGGTCTGCTGGTCCTGTGCCGGATGTTGCAATGGAAGCACCACAAACTGGTGCTGCTGGGCCAGCAATGCTGCCTGACGGAGGAAAAAGGTGCGTCCAGAACCCTGTTCGCCTGCCACAGTGAACAGGCCCTGATGGTGGGTTCTCAGGTCATGGAGAAACGCTTCCAGAGCACTCAACTGGGCTGCGCGTTCCAGAGGTCGCAACAGGCGGTTGAAATACACCCTCGGTTGTTCTCCGGCCTCATGGGTGATGAACTGGTTGCCTCCTTCTTGCTGGGCCAACAGGAGGCGTTTTTGGGCGGTTTGGAGCAACTGCTCGGTGCTGTCTCCATCTTCGGGGTAGGAGGCGACACCCATGCTGATCGACACCGGGCAGGTCAGAAAGCGGTCCAGAATCCTCTGGCAGACCA from Deinococcus misasensis DSM 22328 harbors:
- a CDS encoding GGDEF domain-containing protein, whose protein sequence is MDHSEAVPDDFLIRDPLTGAYTRGLLHARLTEELARAEREISPLVVCHFDLDHFAGFNQQAGSAAGDQILKDTALWTYQSIRTSDLLFRAGSDDFVLVLPSTTREQASVVCQRILDRFLTCPVSISMGVASYPEDGDSTEQLLQTAQKRLLLAQQEGGNQFITHEAGEQPRVYFNRLLRPLERAAQLSALEAFLHDLRTHHQGLFTVAGEQGSGRTFFLRQAALLAQQHQFVVLPLQHPAQDQQTFAEAQILQTLLDEVEQSGKAGLLVLYDGQDPLPASLIQQVFQAHDTTRPLGVVAVSGTEQEVQVPLVQNTSLPPLSQSALQQWIKDIFHWEAPEPFIQDILHHSGGLPGRAVQHLQTLLEQGKLKYQGGSWTVL
- the topA gene encoding type I DNA topoisomerase — its product is MAKTLVIVESPAKAKTIEKYLGKDYQVESSIGHIRDLPNSASEVPEQYKQKPWASLGIDVEHDFRPLYVVPSKKKPHVAKLKALVKEAREVVLATDDDREGESIAWHLYQELKPKVPVKRMVFHEITPEAIRSAIQNPRQIDENLVHAQEARRVLDRLYGYEVSPVLWRKVAPKLSAGRVQSVATRLLVERERERMRFKSAEFWSLEGLFNTLKEERFTANLIELGGVRLASGKDFDPLTGRLKPDAKVVLLQKADAETLLARLKEAPFSVISTEERPFTQKPYAPFITSSLQQEGSRKLGFSAQRTMRIAQKLYEQGYITYMRTDSTTLSKEAMEAARKQVRQMYGEEYLHPSPRTYDKKAKNAQEAHEAIRPAGSKFRTPQEVRGELSDEEFKLYDLIWKRTVASQMADARGRRMQVRLQGLDAVFSASGKTIDFPGFLRAYVEGSDDPEAALEDRELILPSMQKGDDVRARDLRTREHHTQPPARYTEASLVQALEAAGIGRPSTYASIISTIQDRGYVFKRGTALIPTWTAFATQALLENHFSKLVDYNFTARMEEDLDEIAGGRMEHVPYLQAFYFGDEGLKSQIKTQLDQIDPRAISLIPVPALKGAEIEVRLGKFGAYMKKGEVSATLPNDIAPDELTLEQAEELLSKGGDDGILGQDPETGQDVVAKAGRYGPYIQMGEKTASLFPTDSLSAMTLERALQLLTIPRLVGELDNEEVWAMNGRYGPYLKKGKDNRTLASHDMLFTVTVEEAKALFAAPRGRMGQAAAPLKVFEYADRTPILVKVGRFGPYLTDGDNNAYLRTGEDAHALTSEKARELMAERGKPPKARAGKVKKAASGKSSKTVSKASSKTKATSKTASKTPAKTASKPAESKEKADWKDLKSHLDVLNDTERKLIVALREDNRKAEDVAPELGLEVKKAKGMYLQISKKLQEAWRKTVTA
- a CDS encoding CpXC domain-containing protein; translated protein: MTSAKQHPHTCPNCNKKYQVALYEVLNIGTHPELHDELFSGKINTTTCPACGEVGFVEEPLTYYDPKLEYCVHFVPAASLEDPSLEAFEQFDENGRVELSGKRLPPYVSSNHVVFDINELLTYIYFRRKLAEFYPILRKRRKVM